The following is a genomic window from Manihot esculenta cultivar AM560-2 chromosome 9, M.esculenta_v8, whole genome shotgun sequence.
TGCACACATATCCAGCTCCCTCTGGTCCTTGGAAACCTGCTTAATTTCACTCAAAGCCTCATCACGTCTGTCCTCATTCATAGCCGATAAGGAACTTAACTCACAATTCAACATCGGAAAGGGCGAATTAGGGCTAAACGATCCATAATGCCCCCGGAATGCCGGTCCTATATTCACAATATCAATCGATTTGGGCTCAAACGACTGTGTGGATACACGGAACTGGTAAGCACGGTACTCGTGCGTATGAATTAATTGGTCTTGTAAAGGAGTAGCGAATAAGAGAAAAATGCAAGGAGAAAGCTTTATTGGATTTTCGGAGTTTTTGATGGGGAAAGAGAGCTGAGAGTTGGTGGAGAGAGAACGCGAGACGGAAAATTCGCGCATTGAAGGGCGAATAGGGGTTTTGCGGCGGGCGGAGAACCAGCCAATGAACTGGTGATGAGTTTGCGGGGAGAGGAATCGGTGGAGGGAAGAAGAGTCGACTCGGCCGAGGGCATCATAGAAGGAGAGAGGAGAGCTGGGGCAAAGGAAGGAAGTGACGGTAGCCACGAGTTGAGGGGAATCGGAATCGGAGGAAGTTTGGGGAGAGTCGTCGGAGAGAGTGGAGGGAGCGATGTGAGTGACGTGGCCAAATAGGAAGCCATCCACGTCACCGAGAGAAGAGGAGAAGCGCTGTATCATGTAGGTTAACGTGGGACCCGATATTGCCACCTTCTGTAAAGGAAGATCCTCCATGgcaccaccaaaactcccacgcagagagagagagagagagagagagagagagagagagagagagatgggggAAGGGAGTATGATAAGAAGGTGGAAGTATTGGTCTGTACTTCTGTTTGATTTTGCTGGTCCTAGAAACGGCAGCGTTTTGGCTCTGTTTATCTATTTTTTCAGTAGAAGAGCCTGAACGGCCTGGTTCACAAAGAAGAATGAGAATGCGAGAGCTGCATAAAAGCTGCAATTAATCTGCCGAACAAGCTGTTGAAGACGAGGGGTAGTTAAGTAATTTACCCagttcccctttttttttttttcttttgcaatttcaattaaattaaatttttttatgatccaTTATTAGAGCTGTTGTGTTATAGTTGAAAGAACAAAACAAATTCCTAGAAAGTTTACCAGTGAAAGGTGAGGCATTTTAATCTCACCAACTTGATGTCATGCCCGAAATAACAAATAAACAAATTCTTAGTTCAATAGGCAATTGCATAAGCCTAAGCCAGGATGGCACAATCTGCATATCTCATTCTTTTTATATGTTTCTTTCACATCATATCAATTTGATCTGAACATGAGAGTAATTGAATATCTGCTCTAAGTGAAAGTTGATTTTATGAGAATGGCTTCTTTGAGCCTAAGGTTCTGTACAAGTATTAGCCATTTATCATCTAGTGTCCATATGCTTCAAGTGGTTCCTTGTTGAAAAGTGTGAAATAAAGCACCAACCAACCATCTcacttgtttgttttttttggcAGATTACTCGTGGTCAAAGAGTAAAAGATTATTCAGGGGAGATCAGCAGGAAAAGCGAGTGTAAATATAGAAATGCAAGTTTATTCTCTTTAACAGAGCAAGATCGAAAGTATATTAAATCTCTTGCAATTTTATAATATCTTCAACTCTTTTACAGAACATGAATGAATTGAAAGAATACATTATAGTTCTAGACAAAAAGAATAAACGATCAAACAATAACTTGTATTTACATTCACTAACAAATAATATGAATTAAAGAATGTGATCTCCCCTGTATATCTGTAAACTAGTAAATTTCACTGTAATCAACCCTTTATTCCTGCACTCCAAAATCATGATACTAATATAATAAATCTTTTATTCTGTTGCTGGTGGTGGGACTTTGGCTCCATCATCAACAGAACTGTCTGCCGGATCTGGCTTGATTTCCTCTAGTTGCTGAAGAACTTGTTGAACTTCAGGACGAGCTGCTGGCGAGGGATCGACGCAATGCAGAGCTAATTTCAATGTGTTAAGCAACTCATCACCTATGGCGGGTGCATCCCTCATAAGCTCCAAATCAAAGACTTCATTAGTCCACTCCTCCTTCACTATGGATGCCACCCATTGCGGCAAATCCATACCATTTGTCGGCTCACCAGGTGATTTTCCTGTCAAAAGCTCCAGAATGATCACCCCAAGGCTATACACATCAGTCTTTGTATTGGCATTCTTGAGCTTCGAGAGTTCTGGTGCACGATAGCCAAGTGATCCAGCAGTAGCAATCACATTGGTGTTGGCAGCAGTAGTCATGAGCCTGGAGAGGCCAAAGTCTGCAATATGAGCGTTGGTTTGCTCATCAAGAAGGATGTTGCTTGATGTAAGATTCCCATGGATTATATTCTCCTGGGTGTGGAGATGGTTCAGTCCACGAGTAACGCCAATGGCTATGGTCATCCTGGTTGGCCAACTGATGGTGGTCTCTGGCCCACGAGCTGCATTACAAGACATATTTTAACAAATCATTTTCAAGACCATGAAGAATATATAGATTGCAGATAATTTTAAGAATTGATTGAATGTGCTTACCATGGAGGAAAGAAGCAAGACTCCCTTTCGGCATGTAGTCAAAAACTAGAAGCTTCTCTCCTTTGGGTCCCAAGTAATAGGCCCTTAGTGCTAAGAGATTTGCATGACGAATCTTTCCAAGTTCAGCAGCCTCAGATTCAAATTCTCGCTGCCCCTTTGTAGTCTTCTCTCTCAGCCTCTTCACAGCAACTTGATTGCCATCCTCTAGTGTTGCTTTGTATGCTGTTCCATAAGTGCTTTTTCCCATTATCTCCGCAGTTGCACACAATAAATCATCAGCAGTAAACACAAATGGCCCATCAAAGTGGACTAATTTTCCGCCCTTTTCGCTGCTTGATTCAACTTCTGCGCCGACTGCTGCTCCTGTCTTCTCAGTTTTCCCCACAACTGCCCGTGTAGCAGATGtaccattcttttgtttcatgTTAGCCCTTTTCTTCATCAAACAACACATCAGAATGCAGCAAAGTAGAAGTAAAACTGCTAAGAGGCTACCAACTACTATGAGGATAATGTCCCTGGTGCTCAGTTTTCGGTGGTGATGATGTTCTGGCTTCCCTGTTGTCGGAGATGGAAGGATTACGGGTGGTGGTGAAGGACATGGAGTTGTAGTGCTGTAGCCGCAAAGCTGAATATTTCCCACAAAAGAGCTTGAATTGAAAGTTTTTAAAAGCAGGGAGGGGACCGCACCAGAGAGATTGTTGTAAGAAACATTGAAAGAAGTGAGGTTGGCTAGGCCAGCAAGTGAAGCAGGGATGTCTCcagtaaaattattttgtgataAATCTAGTTGATTGATACTAGAGAGATTCCCAATACTTGGTGGAATATGGCCagtgaattgattatttttcagGTTAAGCACTGAGAGGTTCCTCAATCTGTCTATAAATTCTGGGATCTGGTTGTCAAGGCGATTGTTCTCTAGATTCAATGAGACTAGCGAGGAGAGTTTGGAAAAGCTAGGTGGAATGCTTCCATTGATAGCATTATTTGAAAAATCAAGCTTTTGTAATCCTGAAAGCCTCCCTAGTTCATCAGGTATGTTCCCAGAAATCTGATTATGACTCAGAGAAACCTCTTGAAGAAAAGCCAAATTGCTAAGAGTCACTGGAATGTTTCCAGATATGAGGTTATGATCAAGAGTCAAGAACTGAAGGTGGTGAGATTTGTTCCCTGTTTCCTCCCAAGAATCTGGGATGGAACCAGAGAGATTGTTGTGTTGCAGAGCAAGAATAGTGAGAGAAGTAGAACGAGTGAGACTGAATGGAATCGAACCCGTTAAGGAATTAAAGCTCAGATTAAGCCTATATAACCTTGTAGAATTAGCAAGACTAGAAGGAATCGAACCAGTAAGTGAATTGTTGCTCACATCAAGAGTCTGAAGCATAGGAGAGCGACCAAGTGAAGGAGGAATGGAACCTGAAAGCCGGTTGTTGAAGAGATAAACACCTCTAAGATTTGGAAGGAATCCAAGAGACAAAGGGACAGAACCAGCAAGAACATTGTCGTGCATGCTAATCTTTCGAAGAGCATGAAGCTGGCCAATCTTCTCAGAGATTTTCCCACCAAGTCCCCTCCATGGAAGCTGGATAGCAATAACTTGACCATTAACACATTTGATTCCTGCCCATCCACCAGAACAAACTCCATATCCACTATCATTCCAGCTGCGTAAAAAACCTCTGAAGTCAATTAACTCATTCTTTATAGCTCGAAGAGCTTGATAATCACCTTGGGTCACATTTACTCCATCCCATCTCTGGCATGAAGCAAACTGAAAGGCAAAAGCTAGCAGAAACAAAAACAAATGGGTATAAAGCAAGTACTTGTGCTGAAAGATATCTTCCATtaacaagaaaaaagaagaagaaatggtgaagagaaagagaagaaatgGGTTTTTTCCCCCCTTGTCTTGAAGAGCTAAAGGAGGAAACAAATGGGGAAGTGTGAGAGATAGAATTCAGAGAGCATGCGAAGAGGTTAGAGAAGAGAAATGGATTTGGAGGGTTGAAGGGGAGAGTTGTGGTTTAAGTTGGAGGGTAACGGCTAGTTTTAACTTGCGTACAATATTTTTCTGAACGGTTATCTGCCTGAACCAAGTCTTACCTTCTCCAACGGCCATATTTGTTCGGTGGTCCAACTGCAGGTGATACTGATAGGTATGCTTTGGTCTGTACCGTAATTACAATCTTGTCCCCATGCCTCGTGGCCATGCCCCATGCTCTcttaattagttatttatttCTTAAGTGACAATAATAAATGCtcaatcttataataataataaaaaaattaaatatttatatagaaATTTCTACTTAATTAAATGAAtcattctatttttaaaaaaataaattactgttATATTTCTGCAAATCATAAAAGGGTACATTTTGATCTGCTGAAAAAAGAACAACTCAGtgtattaataaattatcttaaCTAATTATTGACATATTAAAACAGTCatcttaataaataaaatgtatataatatatatataatttaatgattgttaaacttatttttataaatgctTGGGCTCTCTTTAATTTTGCCCTTATTTCTTTCATATTTTTTCTAAGAAAATATTTCTTTCGCCATGGTGAAGTCACCTAAATAAATTTCTACTAATCGCTAAAGAAAATAAAcagaaaatttcaaattaattatcatttatttattaaaaaaattagtgagTATTTGACTTATCTtaggaaattaatttataattaattttcatgaGTAATAGTACTAgctaattcaaatatttaaattaagtattcaaaattttaattaattacatatttaattcaaatattactCTCATCTTatcgttttttattttttttatatatattaagaaatataaattatattcatcttaaatatattaaattttattaaatactaaaaaatattttgaaaaatttattgaaaataaaataaaataaaataaaattataatagtctaaaaaaaataaacaataattttaggacgataaaaaaaattattgtacaaaataaataatatcaagTATGCTACAGTAGCGATTTATACATTTAATTAAAAGGAGTAATTTAGGAGTATGTTTGGtgttaaaattactaaaaatgaAATATGTgttataattttcaaattaagtaaaaataatatagtGATTTATAAGCATCAaactgaaaaattatttttcaaaattttttttatctaataagcTTAGAGTATAATTtatgaaatattataaataaacatatcaatttaattttaaaataaacataaGCTAATAAAAAACTACTTAATTAGCATCAATATTTAAGGATaacttttaaaaagtaaatttcaattttagtggtttgcaaaaaaaaatttaggaaattaatgaatttgcatttaattttattttctattcttTTAAAAGTATAACTGTCGAAATTGTATTTAAGTGATATCGGAAGAAATTGAATGACCGTGTCCAAGTGAGGCTTGACAAAAGTAACGACGTAGTACATTTCTACAGGCTGCCTACGTGAAACGTGAATGTAATAGAAAAATCCAAACTATTAGGATGGTAGTTATAGgtctgaaaaaaatttaaaaataaaaagaataaaaaaaagaaaagggaaataaaaattgaGTTTCCAAAAATTCACCCGAACCTAAACTCATTGTTAGATCTTATACATAAAAAAGTAATAGTTAATGCATTAGAAATCTAATGGTTGTGTCCAATGATACAAATCTTTATTATGAACTTGAGATTGCTAATGTAGCATTTGACTCGAGAATTAGTTGAAgttaagtattaaaataaaatgccttattttttcttttttagaagTAGTATGAAAAAATCAAATTCTCTAATTTATTTTCCTcgaaaaatatgaaaaagaatggatttcttcttttcttttttcttttttctttttttttcccaacTTGGGGAAGAATAGAGTTGTTGAACTTCTACTGAAAACTGAAACCTTATGTCTAAACTCCCATAAAAAACATACatcaaaagcaaataaaaacaTGACGATGAAGTAATCGCGTGCCAGATTTTAGCAATGCTAAGGCTTCAACGAGTCCATAGTGAAGGCACACAAAAAGATAAACCGGTGAGCAAAATTATCTGGCTTTGAACTCAGTTCTTTTAGACAAACTGCCATGGCTCTGGAAAATGTCAAGGAATTCCCCAAGAACCCTAGCCAGTTCACATCTGATGCATGCTAGTTCTCACATAACAGCACAACAGTTGCTCAAAATGCATAGCTTCAGAACAGAATGAGTTTACATGTAAATATAAATCATACCATAACAACATTGGCTAAATCCCAGGGGAAAATAAagtttttcccttttctccaaAAGAAGCATAGAGTTGAAACATATGGTATTCAACATAAGTAACAGATGTCTAAGGAGAAAGTATAGAGACAATGTAACATACTGCCATAGCCAAGTTTTATGATACCAAATCACCATGTAGATATTGCTGTCTCAATGCATGAAACTGAGCTTGCAGCCATCCGAGGAAAGATGCTGGTCTTAGAAGGTGGAACCATTCCATCCAAAGTTGGAACCCtgtcaataaaattatttaaacaacAGCATTATTGTGTAATAAGAGAAAGCAACATAAATGGCTGCTGATGTGAACATTATTGGACAGTAAACCAAATTTGGATCCTAAAGAAAATAGCTAACGTTTCAAAACGGTAAAAGATTTATTTACATGATCTAATGCTGGTGTAAAGCATGTAAACACTGTGCATATTCTTGACTTTGATGGGCCTAAACAAAGAGGAAAAGTGCAATGAGATGAAATGTGTGTGGCAACAACCCATCTTCTTGATAATTACAGGATGAGATAGCTTGCCTTGGTGTCATAAAATTTGAGGAAGAATCGAGACTTGGGCACTGACAACTTTGTTTCAAGGATTGCCGCAATTGCAGCACTCAGTTTCTTGTTCACATCAGGGTTAAGGCCACCGATGGACACCAACTCACCATAAGCTGCTGGCTGCTCAGTTCCACCAAATGCTATGGGCACTGATCCCTTCAACACAATCATCACATACTGCATAAAAACAAACATGTAATCAATATATGTTTCAATGCCTATATGACAATTTAGCACTGAAATACAATATCAAGCAAATACAACCTCCTTTTGACTTGtagacaaaaataaaaaaataaatacatgaaaTAACACGAGAGTGAAACTAAAAGAGAGATGGGGAGAGTTGCAATTATAAACAAGCTCACCATTCTTTCATATTATGTAGCAATTGTAAGTTTTAATGCTACAAAGTGAAGTAGAGACACCTGTTGAGTGGAATCTACCATCTAAAGGATAACTTCTTCTGAAGATATGCAACTGAAGAACTTCAGCTTAACcatgaattttcatgcaaaacaagcCCAAAAATAATGACAACTCCACACTGCTATgcaataattgaatttaataaattcaCTTATTGAAATACTTCGTGCAACTTACAGCTTCGACCACTAGAGTCTCTTAAATAAACACTCAAAAGAAAACCTCTAGCAGGTTGGAAATGCTACAGACGAAATCTGCAAACTTTACTTACTGATCTAACCAAGtcctcaaaattttattttgaaaaaaaataaaaaaaggtcaGTCCTCATACTTCCTAAAACATATCTGGCCAGTCCTTCATTAGAAGATACATGGAAATCAGATGAAGTCCAATGAGACAACTTTGTGGTCCAAATTAAATAAAGCAATGGATTAGATTTCTTTGGCACATTCAGCACATTACACTTGCTAAAAACACGTTATACGCAATTGATTAGCATTTCTTATCGCCTAATTTTCCCTTCGCCAGTGGTAAAATGTTAACTAAAAATGATTAATGTGGGATATTTTAGTAACAGCAAATCTACCACCAAAATCAAAAAAGGTATTTGAGGTTAAGGAcctgattaaaaaaattgaacagTATCGAGAACATCCCACCTATACATAAAGGTGAGTAAACTTTGATGACTTCTTTGCACTTTATCCCACTAGAAGTTTGAAGAATACACATTGGACAAGCCAAAGGGCATGAAAGAAGAAACAAATCATCCAAGCTACAAGTTTTACAAGTTAATAAGAACGTAAATTACTTCAAGTAAGCACTCTACCAATTGATCTAACATCAGAACATAACCTCAAAATTCTTAGGCCATACCGAGAAATCAAGATTGACCTAACCTAAATTTTGAGACACAATACGACAATAAAACCCACGCTATAGTCCTAAACTAGCTAGGGTTAGCTATATGGATCATTTTTCACCAATCATTGCTACTTGAAAACTATTTCGtttaatattcaaaaattataaattttttgaaattactTTTTTTCCATGTCATTTTAGTTCTCTTTGTCCTCTCTCACTCCTCTGACCTAATTTTTACATGTTTCATTAAATTAGATTATGTTAGGGTGTAAATTTTACTTATTAGCATATATTCTTACATGCTTAATTGAATTAGATTATGTTAGGGTGTAAATTTTACTTATTAGCATATATTCTTACATGTTTAATTGAATTAGATTATGCAAATTTGTGGATATTTAGCCCATTACAGATGTTTTGGGAGATTTGGttcattttggaaagaaaaactcaaataTGGAAGTTTCGAGCAAGAACCTGTGGGCACACTTAAGCTGTAAGGAAGGACAAAGCAATCGGATAAACCTCGAGCAAGGCTTATATTAGGATCGAGAATCAGAGTTTCAAATCAGAGATTTATGCCAACTGCCATATTTATCAAATGGCTCCATACAGGATTCTTTTAGATACAATTTTAGGAGTATTTTGTGATTGTCCCTCCACTTATTTAGTAGGAATTGTCTTTTATTCCTTTTTGAAGACAACTAGGTTTTTGGAAAGACTCCTTTAGAAAAGGGAAAACATTTAGAGAGGGGCATTGATCTTTTTCTACATTTTTCTGCTACGTTTTTGCCTCTCTTTCTTTGCCACCATTGTTGTGATCATTGATCATATACTCAAACAATTAATTTCCTTTATCTAACTAAGTGATTTTCGAAGTTTAATTCACAAGGATTGTGATatcaaactaaacttaatgctctATTTCTATTTTTGATTTCTATGTTATTCCTGTATGCTTGAAATTATTATTCCTTTGGTTGATTCTATGCAGCCATTTATTCAATTGAGTGAGTAATGTATCGTCATTCAAATTTATTAAGCTTGTAATCGCTTAGTGAATTTGATACTTTGACAAGCTATATTTGTTATTGTGGAATTACATATTCTAATTGCAATAGCTACGCTGAGGAGAGCTTCTTGGTTAGATTGAATCTTAAAGAGCTTATCATAGGGTTATTTGTCAATTAGCAACTAGTTAATAAGTTGATCATAATTAGTCTAATAACCAAAGGAAGATTAGGTTGTTAGACTATGTCCTTTTTGCGTCTGTCATCAATTCTGTAAATTAATACTGAGATATCCCTAAAACTAAATGTTttctttatttgattaataattcaattatttgCCTCACAATTGGTTAGCTTTGgttttaattaacttttatgaatccaaaaattttatttctttctcaTTGATCTGCTTTCCCAAGAAATAGATTAAATAGTTCTCGGTGGACTCGATCCAGCTCACTATATTTacaattcatatttttttaaagagtaGAATTTAATTTTGGTGGATCCAACACCCATCAATTTATCACATTTTTTTATTGAAGCATTATGTTGTACATGACCAACATCTCTTGTTTCATCTTCAATGTCTGCTACTTGCACTTTCTAGCAAATGTGTCCTAATTTATCCATTATCATAACACCAAGAATCCatatattatcataaaaaaGGTTTTCAAGTAAAGTGTGATAATTACTCTAATGAAATTTGGTGGAAAGAAAAGGCTTCTTTAGACACGAAAGCATAAAGTATACTGCTGGAATAGCTGCCATGAGAGAATTACTAGCTTCCAGCGTCTGGAGCACTAATTTGCTACAATAAAGCTATATGGATAACCGCTACAACACTCGTACAATCCGGTGTTATTAAAGACTCCAGACGAGCGCCTTTCCTCGCTTGGCTCGAGGCACGAGGCGAGGCAAGGCGCCACCTCTTGAAAATAACATGCAttcctttttttattctttttgaaGACCAAACCCTAATCCATATTTCCTGTTGAGGCAGCTGattagagaaataaattttaggtACTAATTAAAGGATATATCCCATAATCATGCTAATTAATTAGGGGTTTATATTATACAATTAGGctaattaattagaaatttataTCCCTATAATCATTCTAACTAATTAGGGATATATTCCTAATTGATTAGCATAATTATAGGGATAGTATATATCTTAACTAACTAGGAAAGAATAATATAATATCTACATAGTTgactttcaatattcaaatatattaCAATACTGAAAAagattacatatttatatataagtaTATCTATAATTCAACTAACTAATTAGGAACATATatctttataattatattaactaATTAAGAAGGAATTAAtacaatttataaatatatgtatACGTATATAtctacatatatatacatatacacacccacacacatatatataatataatataaatatagcgCCTCAATTTAAAAAAGGTGTTGCCTAGCCTCTTGCCTCTCGACCCTATCACCTTAGTATTACCTCTCACCTTGATAACATTTTTATAGTCCAATCAAACAAAAAACATGACCTAAAACatctatcaaataaaaaatgagcATGATGCAGAAACCTTTCATTTGCTCAGATTTGATAGGGATAAGGATGGATAAGCATCAAACTGTGGAGAGACTTCTAGAATTGAGTAAGCTGGAATAATATTATTGTTAGAGAGGGTTCTGGAGGAAGACACAATGGAAGGAGGCCAGCTGAAAAAGAGTATAAATAAGGGACGAAATGAGGGAGCAGGGTATGTCTTGTTTCAGTgaagaattttcttttatagaGGGGCAGACTTTCTGCATGGGATATTCTGGGGGCTCTTAGGAGTCATTTTAATTTCCTTGTTGATTCCTTTTATTGTTCTTATTTCTGGTTGTGGGAGTGTTGTGCAACTCTGTGAGAGTGCTACATTGCtagatttgaattttatttttatgccaATCAATACAAGTTTTCAATACTATTTCAGATTCACTCCATTGTTCTTTTCATTTTCAAGTTAACTTTGTTCCTAACTCTATGAGATATCTACAAAACTAAGTAAATAGAcgagaatattttaaatttaaagttaacTGTTTCCAAGTTCAAACAGCatcttttacaaaataaataagtaaatatgTTCTACCAGGGAAGAGAATGAAAATCAGCAAAAACTTCACAGTAACAAAGTAGCATCGGCATTCCTAATCAATCATCATACCTATACTTATACAAAAAAGGCCAGACAATATGATCAAAAGTTGAAATTATACATTTTGATAAACGATAAATAATCTATCAGCAATCATACCAACCAGAAGTCACAGCTCACGGAGAGGGGAAAAATCTCGGAAGCCTTTTCGCATTAGGGGTTTAAAATTAAGACTAATAAAATGCTTTAAAAACTGAGAAAATTTCCCTCGAGTTAAAAACGAAAAGTACAAGACGCATAGAGAGCACAAGGGGATCTTACGGCCTCGGGCTTGCCGATAAGCTTGGCGACGGTGGAGGTGGCTTCAGAGAGGATAGCGGAGGTGTCAACGCCGTCCAGGCTAACGTTGGTCGAAAGGTTCAGGCAAGGCATCTTCTTGTTTTCGCTTGAATTTCACACACTCAGCGATAGTAGATTAGTACCAAATTACCATTCAAAGCATCAAAAAATCCCCTTGTTTATATACACACGCTGATGGTGGAAAATGACTTCTTTGCA
Proteins encoded in this region:
- the LOC110623510 gene encoding macrophage migration inhibitory factor homolog isoform X2 produces the protein MPCLNLSTNVSLDGVDTSAILSEATSTVAKLIGKPEAYVMIVLKGSVPIAFGGTEQPAAYGELVSIGGLNPDVNKKLSAAIAAILETKLSVPKSRFFLKFYDTKGSNFGWNGSTF
- the LOC110622747 gene encoding probably inactive leucine-rich repeat receptor-like protein kinase IMK2 — its product is MEDIFQHKYLLYTHLFLFLLAFAFQFASCQRWDGVNVTQGDYQALRAIKNELIDFRGFLRSWNDSGYGVCSGGWAGIKCVNGQVIAIQLPWRGLGGKISEKIGQLHALRKISMHDNVLAGSVPLSLGFLPNLRGVYLFNNRLSGSIPPSLGRSPMLQTLDVSNNSLTGSIPSSLANSTRLYRLNLSFNSLTGSIPFSLTRSTSLTILALQHNNLSGSIPDSWEETGNKSHHLQFLTLDHNLISGNIPVTLSNLAFLQEVSLSHNQISGNIPDELGRLSGLQKLDFSNNAINGSIPPSFSKLSSLVSLNLENNRLDNQIPEFIDRLRNLSVLNLKNNQFTGHIPPSIGNLSSINQLDLSQNNFTGDIPASLAGLANLTSFNVSYNNLSGAVPSLLLKTFNSSSFVGNIQLCGYSTTTPCPSPPPVILPSPTTGKPEHHHHRKLSTRDIILIVVGSLLAVLLLLCCILMCCLMKKRANMKQKNGTSATRAVVGKTEKTGAAVGAEVESSSEKGGKLVHFDGPFVFTADDLLCATAEIMGKSTYGTAYKATLEDGNQVAVKRLREKTTKGQREFESEAAELGKIRHANLLALRAYYLGPKGEKLLVFDYMPKGSLASFLHARGPETTISWPTRMTIAIGVTRGLNHLHTQENIIHGNLTSSNILLDEQTNAHIADFGLSRLMTTAANTNVIATAGSLGYRAPELSKLKNANTKTDVYSLGVIILELLTGKSPGEPTNGMDLPQWVASIVKEEWTNEVFDLELMRDAPAIGDELLNTLKLALHCVDPSPAARPEVQQVLQQLEEIKPDPADSSVDDGAKVPPPATE
- the LOC110622748 gene encoding uncharacterized protein LOC110622748 — encoded protein: MEDLPLQKVAISGPTLTYMIQRFSSSLGDVDGFLFGHVTHIAPSTLSDDSPQTSSDSDSPQLVATVTSFLCPSSPLSFYDALGRVDSSSLHRFLSPQTHHQFIGWFSARRKTPIRPSMREFSVSRSLSTNSQLSFPIKNSENPIKLSPCIFLLFATPLQDQLIHTHEYRAYQFRVSTQSFEPKSIDIVNIGPAFRGHYGSFSPNSPFPMLNCELSSLSAMNEDRRDEALSEIKQVSKDQRELDMCAEDFPVSNLSRLIGSEASNHTAGLENLYEKMLAKIDSLARQVEKSNAKVFEQEAHNRKLRYKVARTGPE
- the LOC110623510 gene encoding macrophage migration inhibitory factor homolog isoform X1, which produces MPCLNLSTNVSLDGVDTSAILSEATSTVAKLIGKPEAYVMIVLKGSVPIAFGGTEQPAAYGELVSIGGLNPDVNKKLSAAIAAILETKLSVPKSRFFLKFYDTKAHQSQEYAQCLHALHQH